DNA sequence from the Penaeus monodon isolate SGIC_2016 chromosome 28, NSTDA_Pmon_1, whole genome shotgun sequence genome:
NNNNNNNNNNNNNNNNNNNNNNNNNNNNNNNNNNNNNNNNNNNNNNNNNNNNNNNNNNNNNNNNNNNNNNNNNNNNNNNNNNNNNNNNNNNNNNNNNNNNNNNNNNNNNNNNNNNNNNNNNNNNNNNNNNNNNNNNNNNNNNNNNNNNNNNNNNNNNNNNNNNNNNNNNNNNNNNNNNNNNNNNNNNNNNNNNNNNNNNNNNNNNNNNNNNNNNNNNNNNNNNNNNNNNNNNNNNNNNNNNNNNNNNNNNNNNNNNNNNNNNNNNNNNNNNNNNNNNNNNNNNNNNNNNNNNNNNNNNNNNNNNNNNNNNNNNNNNNNNNNNNNNNNNNNNNNNNNNNNNNNNNNNNNNNNNNNNNNNNNNNNNNNNNNNNNNNNNNNNNNNNNNNNNNNNNNNNNNNNNNNNNNNNNNNNNNNNNNNNNNNNNNNNNNNNNNNNNNNNNNNNNNNNNNNNNNNNNNNNNNNNNNNNNNNNNNNNNNNNNNNNNNNNNNNNNNNNNNNNNNNNNNNNNNNNNNNNNNNNNNNNNNNNNNNNNNNNNNNNNNNNNNNNNNNNNNNNNNNNNNNNNNNNNNNNNNNNNNNNNNNNNNNNNNNNNNNNNNNNNNNNNNNNNNNNNNNNNNNNNNNNNNNNNNNNNNNNNNNNNNNNNNNNNNNNNNNNNNNNNNNNNNNNNNNNNNNNNNNNNNNNNNNNNNNNNNNNNNNNNNNNNNNNNNNNNNNNNNNNNNNNNNNNNNNNNNNNNNNNNNNNNNNNNNNNNNNNNNNNNNNNNNNNNNNNNNNNNNNNNNNNNNNNNNNNNNNNNNNNNNNNNNNNNNNNNNNNNNNNNNNNNNNNNNNNNNNNNNNNNNNNNNNNNNNNNNNNNNNNNNNNNNNNNNNNNNNNNNNNNNNNNNNNNNNNNNNNNNNNNNNNNNNNNNNNNNNNNNNNNNNNNNNNNNNNNNNNNNNNNNNNNNNNNNNNNNNNNNNNNNNNNNNNNNNNNNNNNNNNNNNNNNNNNNNNNNNNNNNNNNNNNNNNNNNNNNNNNNNNNNNNNNNNNNNNNNNNNNNNNNNNNNNNNNNNNNNNNNNNNNNNNNNNNNNNNNNNNNNNNNNNNNNNNNNNNNNNNNNNNNNNNNNNNNNNNNNNNNNNNNNNNNNNNNNNNNNNNNNNNNNNNNNNNNNNNNNNNNNNNNNNNNNNNNNNNNNNNNNNNNNNNNNNNNNNNNNNNNNNNNNNNACAGNNNNNNNNNNNNNNNNNNNNNNNNNNNNNNNNNNNNNNNNNNNNNNNNNNNNNNNNNNNNNNNNNNNNNNNNNNNNNNNNNNNNNNNNNNNNNNNNNNNNNNNNNNNNNNNNNNNNNNNNNNNNNNNNNNNNNNNNNNNNNNNNNNNNNNNNNNNNNNNNNNNNNNNNNNNNNNNNNNNNNNNNNNNNNNNNNNNNNNNNNNNNNNNNNNNNNNNNNNNNNNNNNNNNNNNNNNNNNNNNNNNNNNNNNNNNNNNNNNNNNNNNNNNNNNNNNNNNNNNNNNNNNNNNNNNNNNNNNNNNNNNNNNcaattatataataataaaataatagatatattaacatacataatagataaaaaacaatacgaataacaaaaaatttagagagagagtgagagacNNNNNNNNNNNNNNNNNNNNNNNNNNNNNNNNNNNNNNNNNNNNNNNNNNNNNNNNNNNNNNNNNNNNNNNNNNNNNNNNNNNNNNNNNNTTTTAAAATAANNNNNNNNNNNNNNNNNNNNNNNNNNNNNNNNNNNNNNNNNNNNNNNNNNNNNNNNNNNNNNNNNNNNNNNNNNNNNNNNNNNNNNNNNNNNNNNNNNNNNNNNNNNNNNNNNNNNNNNNNNNNNNNNNNNNNNNNNNNNNNNNNNNNNNNNNNNNNNNNNNNNNNNNNNNNNNNNNNNNNNNNNNNNNNNNNNNNNNNNNNNNNNNNNNNNNNNNNNNNNNNNNNNNNNNNNNNNNNNNNNNNNNNNNNNNNNNNNNNNNNNNNNNNNNNNNNNNNNNNNNNNNNNNNNNNNNNNNNNNNNNNNNNNNNNNNNNNNNNNNNNNNNNNNNNNNNNNNNNNNNNNNNNNNNNNNNNNNNNNNNNNNNNNNNNNNNNNNNNNNNNNNNNNNNNNNNNNNNNNNNNNNNNNNNNNNNNNNNNNNNNNNNNNNNNNNNNNNNNNNNNNNNNNNNNNNNNNNNNNNNNNNNNNNNNNNNNNNNNNNNNNNNNNNNNNNNNNNNNNNNNNNNNNNNNNNNNNNNNNNNNNNNNNNNNNNNNNNNNNNNNNNNNNNNNNNNNNNNNNNNNNNNNNNNNNNNNNNNNNNNNNNNNNNNNNNNNNNNNNNNNNNNNNNNNNNNNNNNNNNNNNNNNNNNNNNNNNNNNNNNNNNNNNNNNNNNNNNNNNNNNNNNNNNNNNNNNNNNNNNNNNNNNNNNNNNNNNNNNNNNNNNNNNNNNNNNNNNNNNNNNNNNNNNNNNNNNNNNNNNNNNNNNNNNNNNNNNNNNNNNNNNNNNNNNNNNNNNNNNNNNNNNNNNNNNNNNNNNNNNNNNNNNNNNNNNNNNNNNNNNNNNNNNNNNNNNNNNNNNNNNNNNNNNNNNNNNNNNNNNNNNNNNNNNNNNNNNNNNNNNNNNNNNNNNNNNNNNNNNNNNNNNNNNNNNNNNNNNNNNNNNNNNNNNNNNNNNNNNNNNNNNNNNNNNNNNNNNNNNNNNNNNNNNNNNNNNNNNNNNNNNNNNNNNNNNNNNNNNNNNNNNNNNNNNNNNNNNNNNNNNNNNNNNNNNNNNNNNNNNNNNNNNNNNNNNNNNNNNNNNNNNNNNNNNNNNNNNNNNNNNNNNNNNTTATACAAATACTACGCTTAAATTTATACAATGAACCCTGGGAActacaatgaaatgaaaaattctaTACAAAACCTAAGTTACTCATATGAAACTACTACGCATATGTCAAAGCTTTCCTTAACTTTTATGAATCCCCTGGATTTACCGTCTCAAACCAAGTGAGGTGCTTACCCAGTTAACAGCACAAGAGATACTTGCCAGGATAAGCACCAAGCACCATGGCAAGCCAGAGTACAGTACCAGTACACACTAATCCCAAAAAGTTAAAAGCTTGGGATGTTCAAGGTACCAGTCATTCCCGAAGGCTAGACAAAGAAACTTTAAAATCTTGCCACACTCAAGTTCAGATAAGTAATTAATGGGTTCACAAacccttataaaaaaatttgagatCATTGGACCCTGAAAGTTGtccttactttaaaaatttttggtaggGCTTTGATGTCAGGAACAAGAAACAAGTTCACAGTGGCAAACAACTGAAGCTGAACATGTTCTTTAGATAACCTTTATTAACACCCAATCCTATTTGTTTCTACATGAGGTTCCATTGGAGGTTAATCATTTCTTTTTACCTCTACATTCAGGTAACTAATAACAAGNNNNNNNNNNNNNNNNNNNNNNNNNNNNNNNNNNNNNNNNNAAAAAAATCAGTTATGGTCACCTGAATCCACCCTCAATTTAACCAGCTTTTGGCATTAACAGAGACTATTGCCACCCGAATAGCATATTAAACAAGGGTTTACTGTATCATAtagcatacataaataaagatatttcCAATTCTTTTTTACCTTTATGTTTCCAAAGCTTCTAAACTACAAATTCCTACCTTAACAGACAGCTTATGCAAGTCTCCGAGATGTGCCTCATAGGACACATCAGTATCGTGGACATGTGGAGTATCTGATGACAATGTTAAAAATCCAGCTGATATATCTTCACAGAGGTCCTGGCCAAAGCACAAAGGACAGGTCTCTTCCTACAAGGAGGAAAGTAAGCAATATGGTTAGAAATGTATATCAAAAATGTACAAAGTTAGCCCTccatctttttataaaattaaaagtttataatTGTCAACAAAACTTCTACATCATATTTCAGTAAAGGTCTTTTTCCCTGAACTTTATCACCTGCATTTTGACCATATCCATTTGCAACTCCATGTGATCTGCGAGGGAAGGCCTCCTTGAAATTATGAAAGTGCTTCATCAAAAGCCAAGAACTTCCAGTGCATATACTCTGGCATGACTGAACTTATATTGATTCCTTAGTTCATAACAGATAACCATGGAGGTGAACAAGCTTTATTTTGCCAATATATAATGAAGTGATGGTCTGTAAGCTTTTGGTGGAGCACTAATAGCTGCAGAGATCACCATCAACCAGAAAgacatgtgtatttttttaatatttgttctaAAAATTATCATGAGcatggaaaaatagaaaataatctcTAATACTATTTGCCGCTAATGAAGTAAAATAATCCATATATTTCCTGTTTTTATGTCAATCCttagttatttaatatatttaattttttttttcccctaaattgtGTTCAATATATATCTAACACTCTACACCATTTTTCTGAAATGTTCACACTATCACTTCATGCTCAAaacctttcattctctctatctcacaccTTCAATAGTTTCCCTAAACTTCAAAGCCATAAGTGTACTATCATCCAATGTTAATTTAATCGAGATTTTAATAAAGCTGAACACAACCTACCTTGGCCAATTCTTGAAACAGATCTGCAAACACATTCACACTGCCACCCTTGTTCCCTGAGCGTTCAGGGTGCAGAGACAAAACAGGAGAGTCTATGTTGATGCTGTTTTCATGGATGCTGCCCTGCCTCTTCTCGGAGATCCTGAGAGATCCTGATCCATTCTGCCGTTGTGCAATGGGGTCACTGTCGCTGTCCCAAACTCTGaccaccacaaacaccagcaTCACAAACGACAGGCACACAAATAACTTCTGATAATGAATGCGTAACAGCTGCATCTTGCGCGATGAGTGAATTTTGTATGAATAATACAAAATGGTTGTCCGTATTATGACATGGAGGTTGGTGAGATTCCTGCGAGATTCTTACGAGATTCTTCTGAGATTCGTACGTTTTTAAGCAATGCTTCTATGttcttcctttatcatttttgtgaCTCGTGTCTGtcaagggagaaaggaaatgttACATATACAATTACTTCTTTACAGTTGTTTgactttatattcatatatttaactgatgaaaattattaatccTTTATCTCTGCACGTTGAaacatttctttcccctttttaattgaaCATGCAAATATACAATTNNNNNNNNNNNNNNNNNNNNNNNNNNNNNNNNNNNNNNNNNNNNNNNNNNNNNNNNNNNNNNNNNNNNNNNNNNNNNNNNNNNNNNNNNNNNNNNNNNNNNNNNNNNNNNNNNNNNNNNNNNNNNNNNNNNNNNNNNNNNNNNNNNNNNNNNNNNNNNNNNNNNNNNNNNNNNNNNNNNNNNNNNNNNNNNNNNNNNNNNNNNNNNNNNNNNNNNNNNNNNNNNNNNNNNNNNNNNNNNNNNNNNNNNNNNNNGCAGCACCCATATTTGAATGAATGCCCATCAGTGTGAACATGGAAATGGTATGATTCAGAATGCTATCATTTTTGACAAATCGACTACATGgcaactctcctccctccttccatccatgcAGCTCACCATAATCACAGTTCATAGGGTATGGTACCTTTGGACCATAAAAGGATACTTGTGACATATAAACTAGTGAGCATTACTGAACTTCAGAAAGCAAGcctaaaataaaattaatccttatcagggagagggggaagagcttTAAAAACAATAAGTTgttgcattttatatttataactgacCACAAAAAGGGTAGAATAGTTGGCTCTGTTAAAAA
Encoded proteins:
- the LOC119591327 gene encoding uncharacterized protein LOC119591327, translating into MQLLRIHYQKLFVCLSFVMLVFVVVRVWDSDSDPIAQRQNGSGSLRISEKRQGSIHENSINIDSPVLSLHPERSGNKGGSVNVFADLFQELAKEETCPLCFGQDLCEDISAGFLTLSSDTPHVHDTDVSYEAHLGDLHKLSVKVGICSLEALET